In Halomarina salina, one DNA window encodes the following:
- a CDS encoding archaeosine biosynthesis radical SAM protein RaSEA: protein MSTPDPEVYEEGRGMDAHNAVMREVRSRNDRTYDPREPTRVWLDEDNTPNGVRTSLTIILNTGGCRWARAGGCTMCGYVAESVDGGTVAHEDLMAQVQYCLDHETERSDEPAELIKIYTSGSFLDEREVPAETRDAVAETFADRERMVLESLPDFVERERLADFTDRGIETDVAIGLETATDRVRHDCVNKYFDFADFEDACAEAEAADAGVKAYLLMKPPFLTEAEAVEDMKRSVRRCAAVDGCHTVSMNPTNVQSYTMVEELYHSGGYRPPWLWSVCEVLESTADADAIVVSDPVGHGSDRGPHNCGDCDDRVQRAIKDFDLRQDPSVFEQVTCDCETTWNAVVEREKSFGMPLAR, encoded by the coding sequence ATGAGTACGCCCGACCCCGAGGTCTACGAGGAGGGCCGTGGGATGGACGCCCACAACGCCGTCATGCGCGAGGTGCGCTCGCGCAACGACCGAACGTACGACCCACGGGAGCCGACCCGCGTCTGGCTCGACGAGGACAACACGCCGAACGGCGTGCGCACCTCGCTGACCATCATCCTCAACACCGGCGGCTGTCGCTGGGCGCGCGCCGGCGGCTGTACGATGTGTGGCTACGTCGCGGAGTCCGTCGACGGTGGCACCGTCGCCCACGAGGACCTGATGGCGCAGGTCCAGTACTGCCTCGACCACGAGACCGAGCGGAGCGACGAACCCGCAGAGCTCATCAAGATATACACCTCCGGCAGTTTCCTCGACGAGCGCGAGGTGCCAGCCGAGACGCGCGACGCCGTCGCCGAGACGTTCGCCGACCGCGAGCGCATGGTGCTCGAATCGCTCCCCGACTTCGTCGAGCGCGAGCGTCTCGCGGACTTCACCGACCGCGGCATCGAGACGGACGTCGCCATCGGACTGGAGACGGCCACCGACCGCGTGCGCCACGACTGCGTGAACAAGTACTTCGACTTCGCCGACTTCGAGGACGCCTGCGCGGAGGCCGAAGCCGCCGACGCCGGCGTGAAGGCGTACCTCCTGATGAAGCCGCCGTTCCTCACCGAGGCCGAGGCCGTCGAGGACATGAAACGCTCCGTGCGCCGCTGTGCGGCGGTCGACGGCTGTCACACCGTCTCGATGAACCCGACCAACGTCCAGTCGTACACGATGGTCGAGGAGCTGTACCACTCGGGGGGCTACCGACCGCCGTGGCTCTGGTCGGTCTGCGAGGTGCTCGAATCGACCGCCGACGCGGACGCCATCGTCGTCTCGGACCCCGTCGGTCACGGCTCCGACCGCGGCCCGCACAACTGCGGCGACTGCGACGACCGCGTACAACGAGCGATCAAGGACTTCGACCTCCGGCAGGACCCGAGCGTGTTCGAGCAGGTCACCTGCGACTGCGAGACGACGTGGAACGCCGTCGTCGAGCGCGAGAAGAGCTTCGGGATGCCGCTGGCGCGCTGA
- a CDS encoding SIMPL domain-containing protein, giving the protein MSDTVTVTVDGRDERAPDLASVDLRVRSTDPDVGTARAATDRRSEVLFETLADHQVPEEATNTTNYRVSRERDHTQRPPVEGDYVVTHHVHVESADLDDVGDLLADCIDDAEAGLSSLSYTLREATEREAKSAALTDAMALARDRAATLAAAEVRSVGAVQSVTAGDASATEVRTVEAAQESGTTRVGPRPGPVETTVTVTVTYALE; this is encoded by the coding sequence ATGAGCGACACTGTGACGGTCACCGTCGACGGGCGCGACGAACGCGCGCCCGACCTGGCGAGCGTCGACCTCCGCGTCCGGTCGACCGACCCGGACGTCGGGACGGCGCGCGCGGCGACCGACCGACGGTCCGAGGTGCTGTTCGAGACGCTGGCCGACCATCAGGTTCCGGAGGAGGCGACGAACACCACCAACTACCGCGTCTCGCGGGAGCGCGACCACACGCAGCGGCCGCCGGTCGAGGGCGACTACGTCGTCACGCACCACGTTCACGTGGAGTCGGCCGACCTCGACGACGTCGGCGACCTGCTGGCGGACTGTATCGACGACGCGGAAGCGGGCCTCTCCTCGCTGTCGTACACGCTCCGGGAGGCGACGGAACGCGAGGCGAAGTCGGCGGCGCTGACGGACGCGATGGCACTCGCCCGCGACCGAGCCGCGACGCTCGCCGCCGCAGAAGTGCGGTCGGTCGGTGCGGTCCAGTCGGTGACTGCCGGTGACGCGTCGGCCACCGAGGTACGGACGGTCGAGGCCGCACAGGAGTCGGGGACGACGAGGGTCGGGCCACGGCCCGGTCCCGTCGAGACGACGGTGACCGTGACCGTCACCTACGCGCTGGAGTAA
- a CDS encoding VanZ family protein, with translation MDRSRRPTTTRRRRYVALVVAAAVVFVASVLDPGTVGAGHQTSGSGPLGVLGLDKWVHATAYATLAVLGAAAFVGASPDRTRDWWTLALVVLGVAAFGAGVEVVQSALPARSFDLLDMAANATGALLGVGLWLALDRSSTAGADERPHEP, from the coding sequence ATGGACAGGTCGAGACGGCCGACGACGACGCGACGACGGCGTTACGTGGCGCTCGTCGTGGCCGCCGCCGTCGTCTTCGTCGCGTCGGTGCTGGACCCCGGTACGGTGGGTGCGGGACACCAGACGTCGGGGAGCGGCCCACTCGGCGTCCTGGGCCTCGACAAGTGGGTCCACGCGACGGCGTACGCGACGCTCGCGGTGCTCGGCGCGGCGGCGTTCGTGGGAGCGTCCCCGGACCGGACTCGCGACTGGTGGACGCTGGCGCTCGTGGTCCTCGGCGTCGCGGCGTTCGGCGCGGGCGTCGAGGTGGTGCAGTCGGCGCTCCCCGCACGGTCGTTCGACCTCCTCGACATGGCGGCGAACGCGACGGGCGCGCTGCTCGGGGTCGGGCTGTGGTTGGCACTCGACCGTTCCTCGACGGCAGGAGCCGACGAGCGACCCCACGAGCCGTGA
- a CDS encoding cation:proton antiporter, with protein sequence MVIPDPAASDELVVLFVQLAVVLLLATGLGALARRAGAPPVVGELLTGVVLGPSLLGLVAPDLYAALFPTDATTLLLGVSSVCLVVLMTVVGFETDLAVARARPGQTLLVAAGSVVVPFALGGALAFLAPDVVLADPDARLPFVLFVATAMSISAIPVVARILLDMGLLDAPFGQLAVAVALVNDTLGWLLLAVVAGIATGEGDALASLPGTILALAGIVLVALTAGRWLADRLGDVADGVALPTVVALALGAGAATQALGVEAVLGAFLVGALARERGTLDARTREAMESVTLAMFAPVFFAVAGLRVELGALADPEVALVGLVAFAVAVVGKVVGTVGAATVAGFERRESLALGAVLNARGAMEIVVATVGLRLGVLNEAAYAIVVCIAIGTSVMTPPLVRYVYGGGVADAASEHGVGSLTRFRR encoded by the coding sequence ATGGTGATTCCCGACCCCGCCGCGAGCGACGAACTCGTCGTCCTGTTCGTCCAACTCGCCGTGGTGCTCCTGCTGGCGACTGGGTTGGGAGCGCTCGCGCGACGTGCCGGCGCGCCTCCCGTCGTCGGCGAACTGCTGACCGGCGTCGTGCTCGGCCCCTCTCTCCTCGGACTGGTCGCGCCCGACCTCTACGCGGCGCTGTTCCCCACGGACGCGACGACGCTCCTCCTCGGCGTCTCGTCGGTCTGTCTCGTCGTGCTGATGACGGTCGTCGGGTTCGAGACGGACCTCGCCGTCGCGCGGGCGAGACCGGGGCAGACACTGCTCGTCGCAGCGGGGAGCGTCGTCGTTCCGTTCGCGCTGGGTGGTGCGCTCGCCTTCCTCGCGCCCGACGTGGTCCTCGCCGACCCGGACGCCCGCCTCCCGTTCGTGCTGTTCGTCGCCACCGCGATGAGCATCTCCGCGATTCCCGTCGTCGCGCGCATCCTGCTCGACATGGGGCTGCTCGACGCGCCGTTCGGGCAACTCGCGGTCGCCGTCGCCCTCGTCAACGACACGCTCGGCTGGCTGCTGCTCGCCGTCGTCGCCGGCATCGCCACGGGAGAGGGTGACGCGCTGGCGTCGCTGCCGGGCACCATCCTCGCGCTCGCTGGCATCGTCCTCGTCGCGCTCACTGCGGGCCGCTGGCTGGCGGACCGACTCGGTGACGTTGCCGACGGCGTCGCCCTGCCCACGGTCGTCGCCCTCGCATTGGGTGCGGGGGCGGCGACGCAGGCGCTCGGCGTCGAGGCGGTGCTGGGGGCGTTCCTCGTCGGGGCGCTCGCTCGGGAACGCGGGACGCTCGACGCCCGGACGCGCGAGGCGATGGAGTCCGTGACGCTGGCGATGTTCGCGCCCGTCTTCTTCGCCGTCGCCGGACTCCGCGTCGAACTGGGGGCGCTCGCGGACCCCGAGGTCGCGCTCGTCGGTCTCGTCGCGTTCGCCGTCGCGGTCGTCGGGAAGGTGGTCGGGACCGTCGGCGCGGCCACGGTCGCGGGGTTCGAACGCCGCGAGTCGCTGGCGCTCGGGGCCGTGCTGAACGCCCGCGGCGCGATGGAGATAGTCGTCGCGACGGTGGGCCTCCGACTCGGCGTGCTCAACGAGGCGGCCTACGCCATCGTCGTCTGCATCGCCATCGGGACGTCCGTGATGACGCCGCCGCTGGTTCGGTACGTCTACGGAGGGGGAGTGGCCGACGCCGCCTCCGAGCATGGTGTGGGGAGTCTGACCCGGTTCAGACGGTGA
- a CDS encoding class I SAM-dependent methyltransferase produces MSDTAPDGARDRPAKSPDELQFIYADAVETFERFEALERRLVGRYRQRLFSRAQGTVLDVACGTGSNFRHVPEGCSLVGVDLSAAMLDGARREADSLGRDITLAHADAQRLPFDDDAFDTVVSALSTCTFPDPVAALREMARVCRPSGRVLLFEHGRSSARPLAWGQDRLAPRHFEQMGCRWNQDPEAVVREAGLEIRRSERHLAGVFSSIVAESTVETDAERT; encoded by the coding sequence ATGAGCGACACCGCCCCGGACGGAGCGCGGGACCGACCCGCGAAGTCGCCCGACGAACTGCAGTTCATCTACGCGGACGCCGTCGAGACGTTCGAGCGGTTCGAGGCGCTCGAACGGCGACTGGTCGGTCGCTACCGTCAGCGCCTGTTCTCGCGTGCGCAGGGGACGGTACTGGACGTCGCCTGCGGGACCGGGTCGAACTTCCGGCACGTCCCCGAGGGCTGTTCGCTCGTCGGCGTCGACCTCTCCGCGGCGATGCTCGACGGCGCGCGGCGCGAGGCCGACTCGCTCGGACGGGATATCACGCTCGCGCACGCCGACGCCCAGCGTCTCCCGTTCGACGACGACGCGTTCGACACCGTCGTCTCCGCGCTCTCGACGTGCACCTTCCCGGACCCGGTCGCCGCGCTCCGCGAGATGGCGCGGGTCTGTCGCCCGTCGGGTCGCGTGCTGCTGTTCGAGCACGGCCGTTCCAGCGCCCGCCCGCTAGCGTGGGGCCAGGACCGCCTCGCACCGCGGCACTTCGAGCAGATGGGCTGCCGGTGGAACCAGGACCCGGAGGCCGTCGTCCGCGAGGCGGGACTGGAGATTCGGCGTTCGGAACGTCACCTCGCCGGCGTGTTCTCCAGCATCGTCGCGGAATCGACGGTCGAGACGGACGCCGAGCGAACGTGA
- a CDS encoding AI-2E family transporter: MSLNPRVAFSAAFVVVLGLLAFSIVQPFLSFLLAAVLLAFVLFPVHRRLSDQLSSPVSAGVLVSGTVLAVVVPIAAFAAVVAGDVAALADGNQALPGLESVEQVLRQQFGVQVQLRSRLRSIAGSLPGYLASAAPGLVRGGVHATLGVLLLLFVEYYLLKDGAALVSWVRSVVPLPDPVAEELAEATDQMTWAVLKGHVLVAAVQGFVAGVGLFVVGVPNAVLWTLVMMFLALIPVVGVAPVLGGGILYLVVQGNALGAGFVVVYGLTVVAITDDYLRAFLVDRHAASLHPAVILVGVIGAAVAFGPMGLFFGPVVLGVFKTSVDVFRDHFEMG, encoded by the coding sequence ATGAGCCTGAACCCGCGCGTCGCCTTCTCGGCGGCGTTCGTCGTCGTCCTCGGCCTCCTCGCGTTCAGTATCGTCCAGCCGTTCCTCTCCTTCCTCCTCGCGGCCGTGTTGCTCGCGTTCGTCCTCTTCCCCGTCCACCGGCGACTGTCCGACCAGCTCTCCTCACCGGTCTCGGCCGGCGTCCTCGTCTCGGGAACGGTGCTGGCCGTCGTGGTGCCCATCGCCGCGTTCGCGGCCGTCGTGGCGGGCGACGTGGCGGCGCTCGCCGACGGGAACCAGGCGCTGCCCGGTCTGGAGTCGGTCGAGCAGGTGCTCCGCCAGCAGTTCGGCGTCCAGGTCCAGTTGCGCTCGCGGCTTCGCTCGATCGCCGGGAGCCTCCCCGGCTACCTCGCCAGCGCCGCGCCGGGACTGGTCAGGGGCGGCGTCCACGCCACGCTCGGCGTGTTGCTCCTGCTGTTCGTCGAGTACTACCTGCTGAAGGACGGCGCGGCGCTCGTCTCGTGGGTCCGCAGCGTCGTCCCGCTCCCGGACCCCGTCGCCGAGGAACTGGCCGAGGCCACCGACCAGATGACGTGGGCCGTCCTGAAGGGCCACGTCCTCGTCGCTGCTGTCCAGGGGTTCGTCGCCGGTGTCGGCCTGTTCGTCGTCGGCGTCCCGAACGCGGTGCTCTGGACGCTGGTGATGATGTTCCTCGCGCTGATTCCCGTCGTCGGGGTCGCGCCGGTGCTCGGCGGGGGGATACTCTACCTCGTCGTCCAGGGGAACGCTCTCGGGGCGGGGTTCGTCGTCGTCTACGGCCTCACCGTCGTCGCCATCACCGACGACTACCTCCGGGCGTTCCTGGTGGACCGCCACGCCGCCTCGCTCCACCCGGCGGTCATCCTCGTCGGCGTCATCGGCGCGGCCGTCGCGTTCGGTCCGATGGGACTGTTCTTCGGGCCGGTCGTCCTCGGCGTGTTCAAGACCAGCGTCGACGTGTTCCGCGACCACTTCGAGATGGGCTGA
- a CDS encoding DNA methyltransferase — protein MQTYLHLAHEFEFALPEAFADDADPRTPASYVEHFLGEFTDPGDTVLDPFAGFGTTLRVAERMDREAYGVEYDADRVAFVREALDHPERVVHGDALDAESYDGFPRADCCLTSPPYMLAVMERDPLTNYEERGREYDEYLADLGRVFAHVDGLLGEGGHVLVDVSNMTFEGAVTTLAWDVAEVLAERFWFEGEVVVTWEGEDEDGEGTYGYGYDHSYCLVFDKEG, from the coding sequence GTGCAGACGTACCTCCACCTCGCCCACGAGTTCGAGTTCGCGCTCCCGGAGGCGTTCGCGGACGACGCCGACCCCAGAACCCCGGCATCGTACGTCGAACACTTCCTCGGCGAGTTCACCGACCCCGGCGACACCGTCCTCGACCCGTTCGCGGGATTCGGGACGACGCTCCGCGTCGCCGAGCGCATGGACCGCGAGGCCTACGGCGTCGAGTACGACGCCGACCGGGTCGCGTTCGTCCGCGAGGCACTCGACCACCCCGAGCGAGTCGTCCACGGCGACGCACTCGACGCCGAGAGTTACGACGGCTTCCCGCGGGCCGACTGCTGTCTCACCTCGCCGCCGTACATGCTGGCGGTGATGGAGCGCGACCCCCTGACGAACTACGAGGAGCGCGGGCGGGAGTACGACGAGTACCTCGCGGACCTCGGACGTGTCTTCGCCCACGTCGACGGACTGCTCGGAGAGGGCGGCCACGTCCTCGTCGACGTCTCGAACATGACGTTCGAGGGAGCGGTGACGACGCTCGCGTGGGACGTCGCGGAGGTACTCGCCGAGCGGTTCTGGTTCGAGGGAGAGGTGGTCGTCACCTGGGAGGGCGAGGACGAGGACGGCGAGGGGACGTACGGCTACGGCTACGACCACAGCTACTGCCTCGTGTTCGATAAGGAGGGGTGA
- a CDS encoding VanZ family protein translates to MTSSANRRRYRRTALVAAVVFVTSVVELPDRGPPPRDPLGIAGVDKWSHLFGYAVLARSFAEAVDAQSWRSLAAVACLVTGYGAALEWLQHSLTGRLYERGDVAANALGALLGVATWRLHDATSDDDPRCDPDANCVRPDTLRLSGR, encoded by the coding sequence ATGACCAGTTCAGCGAACCGTCGGCGCTATCGCCGCACCGCGCTGGTCGCCGCGGTCGTCTTCGTCACCTCCGTCGTGGAACTCCCCGACCGCGGCCCACCGCCGCGGGACCCGCTGGGTATCGCGGGCGTCGACAAGTGGAGCCACCTGTTCGGGTACGCCGTGCTCGCCCGGTCGTTCGCCGAGGCCGTCGACGCGCAGTCCTGGCGCTCCCTCGCGGCCGTCGCCTGCCTCGTGACCGGCTACGGCGCGGCCCTCGAATGGCTCCAGCACTCGCTGACGGGGCGACTGTACGAACGCGGCGACGTGGCCGCCAACGCGCTGGGAGCGCTGCTCGGCGTGGCGACGTGGCGACTCCACGACGCGACGAGCGACGACGACCCGCGTTGCGACCCTGACGCGAACTGCGTGCGACCGGACACCTTACGCCTCTCGGGGCGCTGA
- a CDS encoding crotonase/enoyl-CoA hydratase family protein gives MSDSDEHRDRSDDPTDPDAPFDHETVRYERDGGVAVVTIDRPDARNAVDDRTALGLRDAWRRFDADEAALVGVLTGAGDDFCAGADLKAMDLEDRDEGWLGCSRMRVEKPTVAAVEGHAVAGGLELALWCDLRVAAEDATFGCFERRFGVPLVDGGTQRLPRIVGRGRALDMILTGRAVDAEEAHDWGLADRVVDSGEALAAARSLAEGIAEHPQATVRTDRAALYDGLGESLETGLKVEAWHGTKALDAADEGAARFAGGEGRGGEGVDR, from the coding sequence ATGAGCGACTCCGACGAACACCGGGACCGGAGCGACGACCCGACCGACCCCGACGCACCCTTCGACCACGAGACGGTCCGCTACGAGCGTGACGGCGGCGTCGCGGTCGTGACTATCGACCGCCCCGACGCGCGCAACGCGGTCGACGACCGGACCGCACTCGGCCTGCGCGACGCGTGGCGACGGTTCGACGCCGACGAGGCGGCGCTGGTGGGCGTCCTCACGGGCGCTGGCGACGACTTCTGTGCCGGGGCGGACCTGAAGGCGATGGACCTGGAGGACCGCGACGAGGGCTGGCTGGGCTGTTCCCGGATGCGGGTGGAGAAGCCGACCGTCGCGGCCGTCGAGGGCCACGCCGTCGCGGGCGGTCTGGAACTCGCCCTCTGGTGTGACCTGCGGGTCGCCGCCGAGGACGCCACGTTCGGCTGCTTCGAGCGGCGGTTCGGCGTCCCCCTCGTCGACGGCGGCACCCAGCGCCTCCCGCGCATCGTCGGGCGAGGACGGGCGCTCGACATGATTCTGACCGGGCGGGCGGTCGACGCCGAGGAGGCCCACGACTGGGGCCTCGCTGACCGCGTCGTCGACTCCGGCGAGGCGCTGGCGGCGGCCCGCTCACTGGCCGAAGGCATCGCCGAGCATCCCCAGGCGACGGTCCGCACCGACCGCGCGGCGCTGTACGACGGTCTCGGGGAGTCCCTGGAGACCGGACTCAAAGTCGAGGCGTGGCACGGGACGAAGGCGCTCGACGCCGCCGACGAGGGCGCGGCGCGGTTCGCCGGTGGCGAGGGACGCGGCGGAGAGGGCGTCGACCGGTAG